A segment of the Eleutherodactylus coqui strain aEleCoq1 chromosome 6, aEleCoq1.hap1, whole genome shotgun sequence genome:
ctatgtacaagaatataactactataatactgccccctatgtacaagaatataactactataatactgccccctatgtacaagaatataactactataatactgcttctatgtacaagaatataactactataatactaccccctatgtacaagaatataactattacaatactgccccctatgtacaagaatataactactataatactgccccctatgtacaagaatataactactataatactgccccctatgtacaagaatataactactataatactgcttctatgtacaagaatataactactataatactgcccctatgtacaagaatataactactaatattcttgtacataggaggcagtattatagtagttatattcttgtacataggggcagtattatagtacttatattcttgtacatagggggcagtatttatagtacttatattcttgtacataggaggcagtattaaagtactataatactgccccctatgtacaagaatataagtactataatactgccccctatgtacaagaatataagtactataatactgccccctatgtacaagaatataactactataatattgccccctatgaacaagaatataaactactataatactgccccctatgtacaagaatataactactataatactgccttcctatgtgcaagaatataactactataatactgccccctatgtacaagaatataactactataatactgcccctgtgtacaagaatataagtactataatactgcccctatgtacaagaatataactactataatactgccccctatgtacaagaatataactactataatactgccccctatgtacaagaatataactactataatactgccccctatatacaagaatataactactataatactgcccctatgtacaagaatataagtactataatactgccccctatgtacaagaatacaactactataatactgccctctatgtacaagaatataactactataatactgccccctatgtacaagaatataactactataatactgccccctatgtacaagaatataattactataacactgccccctatgtacaagaatacaactactataatactgccccctatgtacaagaatacaactactataatactgccccctatgtacaagaatataactactataatactgccccctatgtacaagaatataactactataatactgccccctatgtacaagaatataactactataatactgcttctatgtacaagaatataactactataatactgcttctatgtacaagaatataactactataatactgcttctatgtacaagaatataactactataatactgccccctgtgtacaagaatataactactataatactgctccctatgtacaagaatataactactataatactgccccccatgtacaagaatataactactataatactgccccctatgtacaagaatataactactataatactgccctctatgtacaggaatataactactataataccgcctcctatgtacaagaatataactactataatactacccctatctacaagaatataactactataataccgcctcctatgtacaagaatataactactataatactgctcctatgtacaagaatataactactataacactgcccccatgtacaagaatataactactataatactgccctccatgtacaagaatataactactataatactgcctcctatatacaagactataactactataatactgccccccatgtacaagaatataactactataatactgccctctatgtacaggaatataactactataataccgcctcctatgtacaagaatataactactataatactgctcctatgtacaagaatataactgctataatactgctcctatgtacaggaatataactactataatactgccccctatgtacaagaatataactactataatactgccccctatgtacaagaatataactactataatacttccccctatgtacaagaatataactactataatactgccccctatgtacaagagtataactgctttaatactgctcctatgtacaggaatataactactataatactgccccttgtgtacaagaatatatctattatAATATAATACCGCCCTCCATTTACCTTCTCCACCTTACTTTCCCATAATGTAGGAAAGGTCTGCGCAGCAGGAAGAAGTCAGGCGGAGGCAGCAGTTGGAGAACATTCTTCGCTATAGGcaaaaattcatcacagcagaagaaATCTCGATCTGGAGGTCttcgggagacggcagcccaccaAAGAGGTGACAATATAGCATTTCTCACTCTCCTGTTGCATTTGTCACTAACTGCCACTTcacacttctcccttctctccctgcAGTCTTGGAGACAGTGACGCTGCGCTCAGCTAAAAGCGAGGAGTCTTTGTGTTCTCACACCAGCGGAACTGGTGAGTCTTACACTTCTCTCTGTCTGTGCCTGACCCACCATCACTTAGCAGGAGGTGGTTTCAGCTTGTGTTACCTTTCTGCTCCACAAGACTGGGGGACTGCCCTATATGCCTTCCAACTGCTCCCTTTTTATACTATACAAACAAAAACACTTCACCCTTTCTTGCGTTTTACGTGGGGTAGGACACAGCTTTATTTCAACTTATAAACTTTATCCAAACTTTCACAAAAAACCTAAATCTAAAAGCTTTCCATGCCTGACCAAAAAAACACCTCCGATTTCTTGATTCCTGTAAAGCCCTGCTAAACTCGAGCTTGTAAACTGCCTTTCCAATTCCAGCGCTGCATGGAAAGTGAAACATCCAAGGATGCTGCATACTCCTATggtgcattccaccccaccaccAAATACCAATGCTGACTCCAACCCAACCTGGAGATACAATAGAAGATGCCTACACAATATCATCTCTAAGCACCTCCCAATTTCAACCCTCCAGTTCCCCATGCCTCGCCACTAAACACCCCTGCCGGTTTCACAAACGTGGACATTTACGCCTTCCCTACCTTCCTGACCTTATCCACCTTTCTGAATTTTCATCGAAGCCATCTCCTACTATGTCCGACCAGCTCAGACTCATTTCCTTGAAACTCTCCCAGAAACACGGCCTGTCCTGCTTCATCACTATCAGACAACCCCCCGAACTTCACTTTTCCAAGCCCTTTCCGCCCATATGTATTAGCAAAAAAGCACCCTCCGGTGAACGCACCTGCTGATTTTTTGAAAACTCCAGAAACAGCCTGGATCACTCAGCATAACCAGCATGGCTAAATATAACCCTGCCATATCTTCAAATCCAGCAGCGTATATGGCCTATACAGCATATCTGCCCAATCTTTTAACTCCCTACCCACATACGCCTCAGCCAACATAGCTGGACCGGTCAACGCCCAGCCACTTcctgaatttttttaaattcgcAAAAACTCTGTTGCCAGGTAAATGGAAAAGCAGGAAGAACGCCCCAAAAAATTGACACTTCTCCTAAAGTCTCTGCACCACATAACTCACTACCACTTTTCAGGAACCACACCGTCCTCATGCCAAAATGTCTATCTTGGATCTTCTAAGACTCCTAAATCTCTCGCCACCACATCTGCCGTTCATGCTAAACACACTCTGCCAGTTCGGGTGCGTTGTATCAGTATTCAGAGTCCGCTAACCCCGTACTAGTTTTAGCCACTCTCTCTGTTGTCCTTCATAAGGGACTAGGGCAAAATAACCCTTACGGCATCCACCAATGGGTGAAGTTCCCTGAAACTCTGCTTCTAGTAACAAAAAAGGACGTCCGCCGCCCTCCTCCACCAAACCTGGGTCATTTTTCACCTGAAACTCACATTTAAATGTAATAACCTTAGAACCGTATGCTTATCAAAGCCAGAGCCCGAGCAACGATGACAGTTCCAAAAGCTCATCTCTGAAGAGAATAAGAGAGCCCGGCAATGCTGAGAGCCGACCTCCGGATCTCCTGTTTACCGGACTGGCGCTTTAACCAACCAAGCCACAGCGACACATCGCTTAGTAGTCCGATTAAAACATACCATCCAATTCACAAACTCGTAGCCCGGAATTCCCACGCCAGACCGGCGATGGCGAACGAGTGGTATTCTTAATCAACTCTCTCTCCCATCACCACCCTGGGCAGGATGCCAGTATTACCTAGAAGCATCCCAAACTGGACGGCACCCAAGGCCTACGAAAACAATTTTATCTCCATACTCGCTAACTcctctctgtcacctgaccattgAAATTTCTCCGCACATGAAGAACCGCTCTCAACATCTGCGCTCTGCGGGTAAAATAATGCGCTAACTAAACGCTCACAGCCTCCTTTGAAAAAACACGACCCCTCGGCATAACCTAGGCTGACTTTCCGTTCTTGAACATAGAGCGCATTTCTATCTTAAACGTTGATCCAATTCCTAAGAAAAAGACAACCGAAACATGCCATAGACCCACCATCTTCTCTTCCAAACAGCGGGGGACCCAATTTACATCAGCCtgtgaaaaaaaccaaaaacatacaCCCGCGCTCCTACGTGGCCAGAAAACAAAAACTTTATACAACTCATGAAATGCCGTTGTGAAGCCTCATATATCAACATACATTCCAAAATGAACTAAATAACTCCAAATAATGACACGATATTGAGAAACCCATCAACACAAATCTACAAAACTGGCCCAAACTACCCAACGCTCAAACTGCATACTGAGCTGCCGCTCTTTGGCTTGCCCTTTTTACCGATTCTCCTGCGTGCAGAAAAAGACCCCTGATGTGAAAAAACAAACCATATCGACCCATCTTTACACCATCTGCTACCTTCTTCCCCATCAGCTTTGGCTCTCGTTGGGGAAATGGACATCGGTCTCCTGCAGCACAGGCGAGGATACTCCCACTATACGAATGAAGATTGGAGAGAACACGGCACGCTAAAATCCCTCTTTCTCATCACCGAATGATTTGCAGCGTGGCTTTTTTTTTCAACCACCTCCAACATTAAGGGAGAGGCTACACCACAACATTTAATCAGAAACAAGCGGAGGTGCACAACTGCACTTTACTCCAACTTTTCAGCTTTGATAACCACTCTCTCTTCTTTTCCCCATCAAAAGGGcctgagtgccccccccccggaTAAAATACGGGACATTGAAAGCCCTGGTTTATGTTTAAAACTTATTCCGAGTTGACCATAAAAAACATCACCAGACTTGAAAGGTTTTCCGTCAGGCGGGCCCAAGCTGGATaaccacaggacactaaaagcccttatTTATTATCAAAACCCATCAGGCGGGCTGACCGCGCCACCTCGATACCCGTATTTATTAACAAAACCATCAATAACCATCGACCTTCTTTTTCATCAAGCGTAAGGTGTTATTAACAAACCCTCAGGTCCTGGAGAACCATATTTATTAACAAAAACCCGTCAGACGGGCTGACCACGCCCCCTGGGTACCCAAGGACCACAACAAGGTTAAACCACACCATCAATGGTTAATGAACCACACATTGGACATCCGGATCATCACTTCACCTTATTTTTATATATACGAATTACTAAAAACAATTTCAACAACACAACATGCTTTTAGATGGAAGGTGGACCACGCTGCCATAAACTGTTTACCAACCTCAACCcttaaaaaaaccttttcaaccttttaaaaaaatttttttgtcaaaTCCACTCCCCGGCTCGTCCGTCCTCCGGTTCCTCCAAGGGTGGACTCCACACCAACTTGCGCAGTGCATTGTTGCGTGTTGATCCCGGCTACACCCGGGAGAAACGCCCCGATTCCTGTTCCTCCTCCGGCACTCTGAGCGTTCCCGCTGTCTCCGTTCCTATTCTCCTCCTCAAATATACTGTGAATCCCGCTTGTCTCCCGACGAGTTAGATATCATGGACACGCGGAGTCACCTCGCATCAGAAGGCCGCAAATAACGCCTGATTAGCCAAATGCCGTCGCTGACCTGACGATCACCCAAGGCCGACTGCCTATCTTCCCGACCTCGCCGATCTTCTGCAAAAAGGGAGGAAGGCGAAACAGTGTTCCCACCCCTGTCTAACAAACCCCAACTGCCGCCTCACCCTGCTCCCCCACCTCTGCGTCTCTGCACCTGACCTCAGCCCCCCGCTTCCCCTCACCAACACTGCCCCCCTGCGAGCTGCTGTCACTGGCTCTACCATTCAACCCCTAGCACCCCTCCGCTACCCCACTGCattacccccccacacacctccccCGGCTCCATACCTTGCCACTGCCGTAAACCCTTTCACCCTCTTTCTCCACCCTGATAAAAGACCCTTAGCCCTTCGACTCTCCCTCATGTCCCTCTAGCGCCCTACCCGCTGGCCCTGCCGCTGTTTCCCACTCTCTCCACTCACTCTCCCCTCCCGCGGCACCTTCCCCCCCCAACGAGGAGCCCGCTGAACTCTCACTCCCTCTGCCACTAAACCATGACCCACTACCAAAACTGCCGCTTCTATCTAAACCTGCCCTCCTCCACACCTACCCTCCGCAGTCGTTCCTGCTGTTCTGCCGGCCTCCGCCTGCCATGGTCCCGCGTCTACTGCCGCGTTTTGCGGGCGGACTGGGGCTGAGCTGCGTGCGGTGGGTTCCAGCGCCGCCAACCTCTCACCATACCTTCCTCCTTTACCGGCGGAGTAGGTGTGAGAAGACCTATGCGGCcttgcatgctcttctgggaaatgtatgcaaatgaaaagatggaactatgcctctacagcgccacctattagaaggcagcatccctgcaagTCAATCTCAGACCTTTTAACTAGCCTTTTATGCTCCACACACATCACTATAGTGTGGCCTGTGCTGAGCACCCTCCTGCTGTTGTGGTCAGGGCACACTACCCAGAGAGTCCAGCAGGGGGCCCACACACCCATCTTCTGATTATGAAGGAATCTTCTTTGTAAATTATTATTGGCTGTGGGCGGAGATTTATCAATGGCGTCACGGGATTCTCAAATTTACAAATTGGCAacaatggtgcaaattttgctTAAATGATTCATTTGCCTTTAGAAACCGGAGTACGACTCTCACGGACCTTACTATGAGTAACTGCTCCAACCCTGCTTTCCCTTTGCGCCATTTTTGATACTTCCCAAATGCATTAACTCTTCTTCCATTACAGAATTTCACCGAACCTCACGTCTACGTCGGCCACGCTCAACAAGTGACGGCCTCACCTCTCGTCTGCCTCATTGCCGGTCAGCAGAAAGCCTGGCACAGTCCTCCCCTTCTCCCTCCTGTGTGCCATCccctcctccagtatcagggcgTCCACAGTCGGCATGGATTGAAGAAGACCTGGACTTGTCACCACCGCTCCCTGAGATGGACGGCCTTGGTTTTGACCCCTTATCCTTCCGCCTTTCATTCTCCGACCATGAAGAAATGAAGTCTCCTACTATAGTCAAAGCAGAAGTGACTAGCCAAGGCCATTCCTTACCGCGCCGAATGAGTCTATCCCCAACCGGTGGCTGCTCCCCATCCCCGTCTCACAGCCCCCCTGAGCGTTTAGTCACAGATATGGAGAACCAGGTTTCCCGGAgtctgtctcctcctcctcagatgtTGAACTTGCTGCTTCAGTCCTGCCAACTGCGTCTTAGCGAGACCTGTCAGAAGGAGGTAAAGGGAAAAATAACTGTGGCCCCCAGCCAGGAAGACCCTCCAAAGGGTTAGTAACCATGTCAACATCCATCCAATGTAAATAAAGCTAGCAATTTGTAAAGTACTGAACACATCTGTTTTAACCCCTTTCTCACAGGAGTGACGCTTTCTCCACAGCAAACCGCTCATCCGCCACAGATGTCTGTCATGCGACAACTCCCACCTCCTCCACCGCCAAAGGATCCTGCTCGGCTTATGGCTTTAAAGTTGGCAGAGAGTGCCCAGCGAGCCCTTCAGTCTTCGATATCCACCCGGACTGTCCCTACAAAGTCAACACAGAGATCAGCACCCCCGCACCCCTCCACCTCAGTATTTAGACGTTCCCTGTCCATGGAGTGTAGTGAGAGCTCAGCGCCAAAGGAAGGCCCCCTGTACTCTGAGCTGCGACCACCTTTAATCAACATCAATGAGAGAACTGCCACCCAGCACCGCTTACCGAGACCCCAGATGCACAGTACAATGGTAAGTGTCTGACTAGTGTCTGATGGCACAGTCATTCACAGACCAGTATAGGGTGACCTACAGTTGATCTTCACAGACCAGTATAGAGTGCCATCGTGGGCGGCATGTGGTGGTAGAGGCCATCGTGGGCTGCATGTGGTGGTAGAGGCCATCGTGTGCGGCATGTGGTGGTAGAGGCAATCGTTGGTCGCATGTGGTGGTAGAGGCCAACAAGGGCGGCATGTGGTGGTAGAGTCCAACGTGGGCGGCATGTGGTGGTAGGGGCCATCGTGGGCCGCATGTGGTGGTAGGGGCCATTGTGGGTTATATAATGGTACCAGAATAGTTtcagttgtttatttttattctttatgTCTTTTGACTTGACAGGCGCCAGGCTCCACTCCAGTAGATCTCCGAAAAATGGCCCCAGGAGCAGCCCTTGCTTCCCGAGCTCCACGTTTACATACAAGGTCAGGCAGCCTTCCTGCACCTCCAAGCCTTTTTCCTACTCGCACCCGTCCACCCCCATACAGATTCCCAGAGGAAGGATCTCGGATGCCTCCCCACCGCTCTGCTCCTCCTTGGTTGGAACCAGAAGGCCTATATTATGAAATACTGGGAGAAGCTCCTCATATGGCACCACTCAATGCTTCGTATGGATTAATTCAAACTCCGTGGCCCTACATGGCATCCCCTCCTTCTCACCCTCACTCTATACCTCCACCTGGCTGGTACGGACGACCACCACCACCTGAGCCAGAGCTTTTGAGTTATCAGCGCTGGGACAGGACGCCTCCTGCTCATTTGCGCCCGTATGTTGGGGGGGGAAGTGTTTCATATCCATACATGGGAACCACTGAAGGTAGAGGTCAGCCTATCACTTCCCGACCTCACCAACAAGGGAGAAGGGAGGAACCAATTTATGTCAATCTTCCCCCAAAAGCAGATACAGGAGGTCATTTCCAGGGCAATAGGGACTGTGCAGATCCAAAACCAGACCTGCCGCACAAACAGCGTCCTGGCCACCCCCCCGGTATCGGAAGGCATGAAAGTTTTGGAGACCCTCAACCCACAAAACAACAGCACAACCCCCAACCATTAAGAAGGGAGGGGTCTCTTAGCTTTTTTCGCCCACCTCCACTTTCTCACACAGCAATGTGGGGCACACAACCTAAATATCAAGAGGGTAGAGAACCTCCAATTATCACTTATGAGACTCCTGGAGGAGGGGGCCAGAGAATGGGCTATGTGGCTCCACACTGTATGCTGTCAGAGGGAGGGAATCTGTATGGAAACTTAGAGCAAAGAGGACCCCCGCACAGGTCAGCCACCCCCGCAGGATTCATGGGTTCTCCCTGGACGGTTCACACAGAGGGGCAAACAAGGAGTTATTGCTGAGAGGGGAACTTAAGAGAACCAATGTTCTTGTAGATTTCACCAATATCAAGTCACCTATCAGTACTTGGCCCTTTCCAAGACCCGCCCACGAGGAGCCAGAAACCATACAGCAGATCAACTGTGCTGAATCTCCtaacatgttgtgtttcttggtcctGTGTAGGGGATATAAAAC
Coding sequences within it:
- the ARHGAP33 gene encoding rho GTPase-activating protein 33 isoform X2 encodes the protein MVARGSDTLDSGTEGSGRLISAAAPSSVKGRPNKRVTRGPFVKLADCAHYHYENVNYGPIQLSLSDSRPEDSSGSESEAVYIVQVTCQGRTWSVLRSYEDFQVLDSNLHRCIFDRRFSQLLELPPRRELPSQGQLLAPLLSRYLKALSGIVDSNINCGPILNWMEIDNHGNRLLVNEEASINVPAIAAAHVIKRYTAQAPDELSFEVGDIVSVIDMPPREDTSWWRGKHSFQVGFFPSECVQLITDSKNPSPAAEGDIKLSITSPHGSNFPRPVCRRHGKLAGLLRSFMASRPSKQRLRQRGILRERVFGTDLGEHLLDSGEEVPRVLVSCAQFIEKYGVVDGIYRLSGVSSNIQKLRHEFDSERIPDLSRDTYLQDVHCVSSLCKLYFRELPNPLLTYRLYHPFTEAMSATAEEEKLIRVHDLIQQLPPPHYRTLEYLMRHLSSLSMHSDRTGMHARNLAIIWAPNLLRSRDMESVGNPGADAFREVRVQSVLVEFLLCHVETLFSDTFTSIGRCGPIRPRSLMGGCPSGRLVSLQEAQARSQSQREAAEKLGADKTSPNKHERAIESNDERKGLRSRKKSGGGSSWRTFFAIGKNSSQQKKSRSGGLRETAAHQRVLETVTLRSAKSEESLCSHTSGTEFHRTSRLRRPRSTSDGLTSRLPHCRSAESLAQSSPSPSCVPSPPPVSGRPQSAWIEEDLDLSPPLPEMDGLGFDPLSFRLSFSDHEEMKSPTIVKAEVTSQGHSLPRRMSLSPTGGCSPSPSHSPPERLVTDMENQVSRSLSPPPQMLNLLLQSCQLRLSETCQKEVKGKITVAPSQEDPPKGVTLSPQQTAHPPQMSVMRQLPPPPPPKDPARLMALKLAESAQRALQSSISTRTVPTKSTQRSAPPHPSTSVFRRSLSMECSESSAPKEGPLYSELRPPLININERTATQHRLPRPQMHSTMAPGSTPVDLRKMAPGAALASRAPRLHTRSGSLPAPPSLFPTRTRPPPYRFPEEGSRMPPHRSAPPWLEPEGLYYEILGEAPHMAPLNASYGLIQTPWPYMASPPSHPHSIPPPGWYGRPPPPEPELLSYQRWDRTPPAHLRPYVGGGSVSYPYMGTTEGRGQPITSRPHQQGRREEPIYVNLPPKADTGGHFQGNRDCADPKPDLPHKQRPGHPPGIGRHESFGDPQPTKQQHNPQPLRREGSLSFFRPPPLSHTAMWGTQPKYQEGREPPIITYETPGGGGQRMGYVAPHCMLSEGGNLYGNLEQRGPPHRSATPAGFMGSPWTVHTEGQTRSYC
- the ARHGAP33 gene encoding rho GTPase-activating protein 33 isoform X1, producing MDATPQTEQLLKVEAPEPQARGSDTLDSGTEGSGRLISAAAPSSVKGRPNKRVTRGPFVKLADCAHYHYENVNYGPIQLSLSDSRPEDSSGSESEAVYIVQVTCQGRTWSVLRSYEDFQVLDSNLHRCIFDRRFSQLLELPPRRELPSQGQLLAPLLSRYLKALSGIVDSNINCGPILNWMEIDNHGNRLLVNEEASINVPAIAAAHVIKRYTAQAPDELSFEVGDIVSVIDMPPREDTSWWRGKHSFQVGFFPSECVQLITDSKNPSPAAEGDIKLSITSPHGSNFPRPVCRRHGKLAGLLRSFMASRPSKQRLRQRGILRERVFGTDLGEHLLDSGEEVPRVLVSCAQFIEKYGVVDGIYRLSGVSSNIQKLRHEFDSERIPDLSRDTYLQDVHCVSSLCKLYFRELPNPLLTYRLYHPFTEAMSATAEEEKLIRVHDLIQQLPPPHYRTLEYLMRHLSSLSMHSDRTGMHARNLAIIWAPNLLRSRDMESVGNPGADAFREVRVQSVLVEFLLCHVETLFSDTFTSIGRCGPIRPRSLMGGCPSGRLVSLQEAQARSQSQREAAEKLGADKTSPNKHERAIESNDERKGLRSRKKSGGGSSWRTFFAIGKNSSQQKKSRSGGLRETAAHQRVLETVTLRSAKSEESLCSHTSGTEFHRTSRLRRPRSTSDGLTSRLPHCRSAESLAQSSPSPSCVPSPPPVSGRPQSAWIEEDLDLSPPLPEMDGLGFDPLSFRLSFSDHEEMKSPTIVKAEVTSQGHSLPRRMSLSPTGGCSPSPSHSPPERLVTDMENQVSRSLSPPPQMLNLLLQSCQLRLSETCQKEVKGKITVAPSQEDPPKGVTLSPQQTAHPPQMSVMRQLPPPPPPKDPARLMALKLAESAQRALQSSISTRTVPTKSTQRSAPPHPSTSVFRRSLSMECSESSAPKEGPLYSELRPPLININERTATQHRLPRPQMHSTMAPGSTPVDLRKMAPGAALASRAPRLHTRSGSLPAPPSLFPTRTRPPPYRFPEEGSRMPPHRSAPPWLEPEGLYYEILGEAPHMAPLNASYGLIQTPWPYMASPPSHPHSIPPPGWYGRPPPPEPELLSYQRWDRTPPAHLRPYVGGGSVSYPYMGTTEGRGQPITSRPHQQGRREEPIYVNLPPKADTGGHFQGNRDCADPKPDLPHKQRPGHPPGIGRHESFGDPQPTKQQHNPQPLRREGSLSFFRPPPLSHTAMWGTQPKYQEGREPPIITYETPGGGGQRMGYVAPHCMLSEGGNLYGNLEQRGPPHRSATPAGFMGSPWTVHTEGQTRSYC